In a genomic window of Pelotomaculum thermopropionicum SI:
- a CDS encoding hypothetical protein (containing glycosyl transferases group 1 domain), with amino-acid sequence MLRGETILCLAAARWEGMWARAQQLMSIFARRGNRVIYVNPPITYLSPLKDPSLRGQAGGCCRREGENIYVYTPPVILPFGNIFRPVNRVNQKVLHGSLKILCRELGLEPTICWTYLPNTVDMPLPEGVTLVYDCADEHTAFPGLIKKETVAGMERELFARAGVSLASAGELYRRKKEFAPGLALVPNGADVPHFNGALKPELAVPEDVASLPRPVVGYIGAVSAWLDLEMMAAAACTHPEWSIALIGPVDADVSSLAALPNVHLLGHRGYGLLPAYLKGFDVAVIPFKINELTRGVNPVKLYEYLAAGRPVVSSALPEVLPFAEVVAVARDPHEFVKKIEAELAGNTPEKVAARLRLAAQNSWEARAAAAEEVIERYRRAAKRQA; translated from the coding sequence TTGCTGAGAGGAGAAACCATCTTATGCCTGGCCGCCGCGCGGTGGGAGGGCATGTGGGCGCGCGCCCAGCAGCTCATGTCCATTTTTGCCCGGCGGGGCAACCGGGTGATATACGTAAACCCGCCCATTACCTACCTTTCCCCCCTGAAAGACCCTTCCCTGCGGGGGCAGGCCGGCGGCTGCTGCCGCAGGGAAGGGGAAAACATCTACGTCTACACGCCGCCGGTTATTTTGCCCTTCGGCAACATCTTCAGGCCGGTCAACCGCGTAAACCAGAAGGTGCTGCACGGCAGCCTGAAAATACTGTGCCGTGAACTGGGCTTGGAGCCAACCATCTGCTGGACATACCTGCCCAACACCGTGGACATGCCCCTGCCGGAAGGAGTGACGCTGGTTTACGACTGTGCCGACGAGCATACTGCCTTCCCCGGCCTGATTAAAAAGGAAACCGTAGCCGGGATGGAAAGGGAGCTGTTTGCCCGGGCCGGCGTTTCCCTGGCCAGCGCCGGCGAACTGTACAGGCGTAAAAAGGAGTTTGCGCCCGGCCTGGCACTGGTGCCCAACGGGGCCGACGTGCCGCACTTCAACGGCGCGCTGAAGCCGGAACTGGCGGTTCCGGAGGACGTGGCCTCCCTGCCCCGCCCGGTGGTGGGCTACATCGGCGCGGTGAGTGCCTGGCTGGACCTGGAAATGATGGCGGCTGCCGCCTGCACCCATCCGGAGTGGTCCATAGCGTTAATCGGTCCCGTGGATGCGGACGTTTCCTCCCTGGCGGCGCTGCCCAACGTCCACCTGCTGGGCCACCGTGGCTACGGCCTGCTGCCGGCCTACTTGAAGGGCTTTGACGTTGCGGTAATACCGTTTAAAATAAACGAGTTGACCAGGGGGGTCAACCCGGTCAAGCTGTACGAATACCTTGCCGCCGGCAGGCCCGTGGTTTCCTCCGCCCTGCCCGAGGTACTGCCTTTTGCGGAGGTGGTGGCCGTAGCCCGCGATCCGCACGAGTTTGTGAAGAAGATAGAGGCGGAGCTGGCCGGTAATACGCCTGAAAAAGTTGCCGCCAGGCTGCGGTTGGCGGCGCAGAATTCATGGGAGGCCAGGGCGGCGGCTGCTGAAGAGGTCATAGAGCGGTACAGGAGGGCGGCAAAAAGGCAGGCTTGA
- the RfaG gene encoding glycosyltransferase, with protein sequence MAPVKVLHVIGGGEFGGAERHILNLAGAIDPQAAEIAVLCLFSAPFVKIASEAGIRALAVPMRYKADLGAAGKLAALVQEGGYDLVHTHGVRANLLGRLAARKAGRKVVTTVHSLLEKDYPGLLSCLANSLAEKATRGLTDHFITVSAALKARLVSGGVPENKITVIYNGIVPQEFIRPANAEAVRERLGLAAGTPLVGIVARLHAVKGHRYFLEAARQVLLSRPARFLVVGDGPLRRGLEELAAKLDIAGRVTFTGFVEDVRLYMASLDLLVVSSLWEGFGLTAVEAMALGVPVVATEVGGLPEVVRHGETGLLVPPADAGALAGSIAWMLDHPGQAREMAEKGGKVVREKFTAAAMARRTEELYRRLAGWKHC encoded by the coding sequence GTGGCGCCTGTAAAAGTGTTGCATGTTATTGGGGGCGGGGAATTCGGAGGTGCCGAGAGGCATATCTTAAACCTTGCCGGAGCAATTGATCCGCAGGCGGCGGAGATTGCGGTTTTATGCCTTTTCAGCGCTCCCTTTGTGAAAATTGCTTCAGAGGCGGGAATAAGAGCCCTGGCCGTTCCCATGCGCTACAAGGCCGACCTGGGCGCGGCCGGAAAGCTGGCCGCGCTGGTTCAGGAGGGCGGCTACGACCTGGTTCACACCCACGGCGTCAGGGCCAACCTCCTGGGCCGGCTGGCAGCGCGAAAAGCCGGCCGGAAGGTGGTCACGACGGTGCACAGTTTGCTGGAAAAGGACTACCCCGGCCTGCTGAGCTGCCTTGCCAACAGCCTGGCGGAAAAGGCAACGCGCGGCTTAACCGATCATTTCATCACGGTTTCCGCGGCGCTGAAGGCCAGGCTGGTTTCCGGCGGAGTGCCCGAAAACAAGATAACGGTAATTTACAACGGGATTGTCCCGCAGGAATTCATCCGTCCGGCAAATGCGGAGGCCGTGCGGGAAAGGCTGGGGCTTGCTGCCGGTACCCCGCTGGTGGGGATAGTTGCCCGGCTTCACGCGGTAAAAGGGCACCGCTATTTTCTGGAGGCGGCCCGGCAGGTTCTTTTAAGCCGGCCGGCCCGCTTCCTGGTGGTGGGAGACGGCCCTTTGCGGCGGGGCCTGGAAGAGCTGGCCGCAAAGCTGGATATAGCCGGGCGGGTTACCTTTACCGGGTTTGTGGAAGACGTGCGCCTGTATATGGCTTCTCTGGACCTGCTGGTGGTATCCTCCCTTTGGGAGGGGTTCGGGCTTACTGCTGTTGAGGCCATGGCCCTGGGCGTACCGGTGGTGGCCACGGAGGTGGGCGGCCTGCCGGAAGTGGTGCGGCACGGCGAAACGGGCCTGCTGGTGCCTCCCGCCGATGCAGGTGCACTGGCCGGAAGCATTGCCTGGATGCTGGATCACCCCGGGCAGGCGCGCGAAATGGCCGAAAAAGGGGGGAAGGTCGTGCGGGAAAAGTTTACTGCGGCCGCCATGGCCCGCCGCACCGAGGAGCTTTACCGCCGGCTGGCGGGGTGGAAGCATTGCTGA
- the LytR gene encoding transcriptional regulator has translation MRTKRRKLKNKAAFTVFCLILLTLLASGCLLAKNIFFPANSVTGEPGEKVSLKDQRLNVLLLGIDARQGETMARTDTMILASVDTKSKQMILLSIPRDTGVEIPGHGWDKINSAAVYGGPELSMKVVSNLLGIPVRYYVLTNFSGFKDIVDALGGVTLEVEQNMYHEGDEEYGGAYGINLKKGVQRLDGDKALQYVRYREYPMGDIDRTRAQQKFLVALAKEVLQPSTIPKLPKLIPEISRYVKTNLSVSEMYKLAAAAKNLENGNILTQTLPGRPVEIGGISYWGVEPAEARQMVAKLFNGETVTNVVLTTPLSSQYLGEGESSHARQETGEERPDGARQTAGSQTQQGQGGTRQPARQGSGGSGTPAGPGQGTQSGSGSGGTGGTVVITPLDGSSSSGTGTGAAPGKLPGGEQTGTGTDRPDRSGPPAGSAPDSGGFNPSIPGTRTIKTAS, from the coding sequence TTGAGGACGAAAAGGCGGAAGTTAAAGAATAAGGCAGCTTTTACGGTATTTTGCCTGATCCTCCTGACGCTGCTGGCAAGCGGCTGTTTGCTGGCGAAAAACATATTCTTTCCCGCGAATTCAGTTACCGGAGAGCCTGGCGAGAAAGTCAGCCTGAAGGATCAAAGGCTGAACGTGCTGCTGCTGGGCATAGACGCCCGGCAGGGGGAAACCATGGCCCGCACGGACACGATGATCCTGGCCAGCGTCGACACGAAAAGCAAGCAAATGATTTTGCTTTCTATTCCCCGCGACACCGGGGTGGAAATTCCCGGCCACGGCTGGGATAAGATCAACAGCGCCGCCGTTTACGGCGGGCCGGAGCTTTCCATGAAGGTTGTCTCTAACCTGCTGGGGATACCGGTGAGGTATTATGTACTGACCAATTTCAGCGGCTTTAAGGATATAGTGGACGCCCTGGGCGGCGTTACCCTTGAAGTGGAGCAGAACATGTACCACGAGGGGGACGAGGAGTACGGCGGGGCTTATGGGATCAATTTGAAGAAGGGCGTCCAGCGCCTTGACGGGGATAAGGCCCTCCAGTACGTGCGCTACCGGGAATACCCGATGGGAGATATCGACCGCACCAGGGCCCAGCAGAAGTTCCTGGTGGCGCTGGCGAAAGAGGTGCTCCAGCCGTCCACCATCCCCAAACTGCCAAAGCTGATTCCGGAAATCAGCCGGTACGTCAAGACCAACCTGAGCGTAAGCGAAATGTATAAGCTGGCGGCGGCCGCCAAAAACCTGGAAAACGGCAATATTCTTACCCAGACTTTGCCGGGGCGGCCGGTGGAAATCGGCGGAATCAGCTACTGGGGAGTGGAGCCGGCCGAGGCCAGGCAGATGGTGGCAAAGCTCTTTAACGGCGAGACCGTAACCAACGTGGTGCTGACTACTCCGCTGAGCAGCCAGTATCTGGGTGAAGGAGAATCAAGTCATGCCCGGCAGGAAACCGGGGAGGAACGGCCTGACGGCGCCCGGCAGACTGCCGGCAGCCAGACCCAGCAGGGTCAGGGCGGCACCAGACAGCCTGCCCGGCAGGGCTCCGGCGGGAGCGGAACGCCGGCCGGGCCTGGGCAAGGAACGCAGAGCGGCTCCGGTTCGGGGGGAACCGGCGGGACGGTGGTTATAACTCCCCTGGACGGCAGTTCGAGCAGCGGTACGGGCACTGGAGCCGCACCGGGCAAACTGCCGGGCGGGGAGCAGACCGGCACGGGGACGGACCGGCCGGACAGAAGCGGTCCGCCTGCAGGCAGCGCTCCGGATTCCGGAGGGTTTAATCCCAGCATACCGGGGACGAGGACGATAAAAACAGCTTCATAA
- a CDS encoding hypothetical membrane protein, giving the protein MRLNKAKTAIMLLIAGAVLSLLGYAAFAGDGEPGGSGDPLVTQSYVDQYVQWRVAELKSGQVLKGGAGTEIIVRRGQAAVVDSTGNGIPDLTAGADIYGGSTVPVNHLLLVPREDGRGVKALSPVVVMYRGEATIR; this is encoded by the coding sequence ATGCGTTTAAATAAAGCTAAAACGGCGATTATGCTGCTAATTGCCGGCGCGGTCCTTTCCCTGCTGGGTTACGCGGCCTTTGCCGGCGACGGAGAACCGGGCGGAAGCGGTGACCCGCTGGTCACCCAGAGCTATGTCGACCAGTACGTCCAGTGGCGGGTTGCCGAGCTGAAATCCGGCCAGGTTTTGAAAGGCGGGGCGGGGACCGAGATTATAGTCAGGCGGGGCCAGGCCGCGGTTGTTGACAGCACCGGCAACGGCATTCCCGATCTCACTGCGGGGGCCGATATTTATGGCGGCAGCACCGTGCCCGTAAACCACCTGCTGCTTGTTCCCCGGGAAGACGGGCGGGGAGTAAAGGCGTTGTCTCCGGTTGTGGTAATGTACCGCGGGGAGGCGACCATCCGGTAA
- a CDS encoding hypothetical protein (containing partial WcaK (COG2327), uncharacterized conserved protein), giving the protein MQVLKALRSADLLISGGGGLLQDVTGPKSIIYYLGIVAAARLLGRPVFFYAQGIGPVNTAAGRALVRLVANRVNAITVRDQDSMEELAALGVTRPPVCVTADPVLGLDPSSIDRERGRQILFSLGVRRGPVAGISVRPWKGPDGYKEAVARVADDLAAEGWQVLLVPMQYPADAVTCREVAARMRTGAVVLDRAGYRDLLAVTANLDLAIGMRLHFLIFSAISGVPVIGIPYDPKVNRFLQSVGLPPGLSVENLRYGELLLKVKQVLEEKESISSRLKERVACLRREALRNASLVANFFA; this is encoded by the coding sequence TTGCAGGTGCTAAAGGCCCTCCGCTCGGCCGACCTGCTGATCAGCGGGGGCGGCGGGCTTTTGCAGGATGTTACCGGCCCTAAAAGCATTATCTATTACCTGGGCATTGTTGCCGCAGCCAGGCTGCTGGGCCGGCCGGTGTTTTTTTACGCCCAGGGCATCGGGCCCGTCAATACCGCCGCCGGCAGGGCGCTGGTGCGGCTGGTGGCAAACCGCGTTAACGCCATAACGGTAAGGGATCAGGACTCCATGGAGGAACTGGCGGCCCTGGGAGTCACGCGCCCGCCGGTCTGCGTGACCGCCGACCCGGTGCTCGGCCTGGACCCGTCGTCGATCGACCGGGAAAGGGGCCGGCAGATCCTTTTCTCCCTGGGAGTGCGCCGCGGGCCGGTGGCCGGGATTTCCGTAAGGCCATGGAAGGGGCCGGACGGTTACAAGGAAGCGGTTGCCAGGGTGGCCGACGACCTGGCGGCGGAAGGCTGGCAGGTGCTGCTGGTCCCCATGCAGTACCCGGCGGACGCCGTTACCTGCCGGGAGGTTGCCGCCCGGATGCGCACCGGCGCGGTTGTTTTGGACAGGGCCGGCTACAGGGACTTGCTGGCCGTGACCGCCAACCTGGACCTGGCTATCGGAATGAGGCTGCACTTCCTAATTTTCAGCGCCATCTCCGGCGTTCCGGTAATAGGCATACCTTATGACCCCAAGGTGAACCGCTTTTTGCAGTCGGTCGGCCTGCCGCCGGGCTTAAGCGTGGAAAACCTGAGGTACGGGGAACTGCTTTTAAAGGTGAAGCAGGTTCTGGAGGAGAAGGAAAGCATCAGCTCCCGCCTGAAAGAGCGGGTGGCCTGTTTGCGCCGGGAGGCGCTGCGGAACGCTTCCCTGGTGGCGAACTTTTTTGCCTGA
- the WecG gene encoding teichoic acid biosynthesis proteins codes for MRVSVLGVGIDALTMAEAVERVAGFVKSGGPHRVITLNPEFLYRARFDGRLLALVRRADLVTADGVGIVWACRMAGRPVPERVTGIDLMLSLVERAAAEGWRVYLLGAAPGVAEEAAKRLILHYPGLTVAGVHHGYFREDEEAAVAGLVRKARADLLFVALGAPKQEIWMDRYLEETGAAAAVGVGGSFDVIAGRVKRAPAWMRRLHLEWLYRLLSEPSRWRRQVACRSLRGRLLKNTG; via the coding sequence ATGCGGGTTAGTGTTCTTGGGGTGGGTATAGATGCGCTTACCATGGCGGAAGCGGTGGAGCGGGTGGCGGGCTTTGTCAAAAGCGGCGGGCCGCACCGCGTCATCACCCTTAATCCTGAATTTTTATACCGGGCGCGGTTCGACGGCAGGCTGCTGGCGCTGGTAAGGCGTGCCGATTTGGTGACGGCGGACGGGGTGGGGATCGTTTGGGCCTGCAGGATGGCCGGGCGGCCGGTGCCGGAGCGGGTGACGGGAATCGACCTGATGCTCAGCCTGGTCGAAAGGGCGGCAGCCGAAGGGTGGCGCGTCTACCTGCTCGGCGCGGCGCCCGGCGTGGCTGAGGAAGCGGCGAAAAGGCTGATCCTGCATTACCCGGGGCTGACGGTGGCGGGCGTCCACCACGGTTACTTCAGGGAGGATGAGGAAGCGGCGGTGGCCGGCCTGGTGCGGAAGGCCCGTGCCGATTTGCTTTTTGTAGCCCTGGGGGCGCCTAAACAGGAAATCTGGATGGACAGGTACCTGGAAGAAACTGGCGCTGCCGCCGCCGTAGGGGTAGGAGGCAGCTTTGATGTTATTGCCGGCAGGGTTAAGCGCGCCCCTGCATGGATGAGGCGCCTGCACCTGGAATGGCTTTACCGCCTTTTAAGCGAGCCTTCCCGCTGGCGGCGCCAGGTGGCCTGCCGCTCTTTGCGTGGACGGTTGTTAAAGAATACGGGCTGA
- a CDS encoding hypothetical transporter translates to MTNRDGGKKPQGGLPAGPGGPGGGPGGMEDHPTGRIPLAALMTLIIGAFMAILDGSIVNVALPRMMSIFNSTPDQIQWVITAYLLASGVVVPVTGYLSDRFGAKRLYIVSLGAFTAGSALCSLAWSNHSLVAFRVVQAIGGGMMMPVTMTMIYHIVPRDKIGTALGIWGISAMAAPTVGPTLGGYLVDNFSWHWIFTINIPIGAVAVFLAAMILEETPKKAGLKVDIPGILLSSAGCFALLLALSEGQDKGWTSLYIVNLLIFSGFSLALFVIWELTADQPMLDIRLLKNKVFTASLVCVSITTIGLFSAIFLVPLFVQNVQGLTPMQTGLLMMPAALASGIMMPISGRLFDKIGALPLCLVGLSVTVVTTYQLHTITYDTSYRELQWLLVERSLGLGLCMMPMATAGMNTVPRFLIGRASALNNLVRQISASFGIAFITYVMMNRQEQHTAWLADSLNYSSPVAVGAFQQLQGLLAQGGAGSSGAAGVLYALVQREAVIAGMADAYIVSTAIVLFAFPFIFLLKDHRVRLNDS, encoded by the coding sequence ATGACCAACAGAGACGGCGGAAAAAAACCGCAGGGGGGCCTTCCCGCCGGGCCGGGCGGTCCGGGAGGGGGACCGGGCGGGATGGAGGATCATCCCACCGGCAGAATTCCCCTGGCGGCTCTGATGACCCTGATTATCGGGGCGTTTATGGCCATACTGGACGGCAGCATTGTTAACGTGGCGTTGCCCAGGATGATGTCGATATTCAACTCCACCCCGGACCAGATCCAGTGGGTGATTACCGCCTACCTGCTTGCTTCGGGCGTGGTGGTGCCGGTTACCGGCTACTTAAGCGACCGGTTCGGGGCCAAAAGGCTGTATATTGTTTCCCTGGGCGCCTTTACGGCCGGTTCCGCCCTTTGCAGCCTGGCCTGGAGCAACCACTCGCTGGTTGCCTTCAGGGTGGTTCAGGCAATAGGCGGCGGGATGATGATGCCGGTAACCATGACCATGATTTACCACATAGTGCCCAGGGATAAAATCGGGACGGCCCTGGGCATATGGGGCATCTCCGCCATGGCAGCCCCCACCGTCGGGCCCACCCTCGGCGGTTACCTGGTCGATAACTTTAGCTGGCACTGGATTTTTACGATTAATATTCCCATTGGCGCGGTGGCCGTTTTCCTGGCCGCCATGATTCTGGAAGAAACGCCCAAAAAAGCCGGGCTGAAAGTCGATATTCCCGGCATTCTCCTGAGCAGCGCCGGCTGCTTTGCCCTGCTTCTGGCTTTAAGCGAAGGGCAGGATAAAGGCTGGACTTCCCTGTATATAGTCAACCTTTTAATATTTTCCGGTTTTTCCCTGGCCCTGTTCGTCATCTGGGAGCTGACGGCGGACCAGCCCATGCTGGACATCCGCCTGTTAAAGAACAAGGTTTTCACGGCCAGCCTGGTTTGTGTGTCCATCACCACCATTGGCTTGTTTTCCGCAATTTTTCTGGTGCCGCTTTTCGTTCAGAACGTCCAGGGGCTTACCCCCATGCAGACGGGGCTTTTAATGATGCCTGCGGCCCTCGCCTCGGGTATAATGATGCCTATCAGCGGCAGGCTGTTTGACAAGATCGGCGCCCTGCCCCTGTGCCTGGTGGGGCTGTCGGTGACGGTTGTCACCACCTATCAACTGCACACTATCACCTACGATACGAGTTACAGGGAACTGCAGTGGCTTCTGGTGGAGAGGTCTCTCGGCCTGGGGCTGTGCATGATGCCTATGGCCACGGCCGGAATGAATACCGTGCCGCGCTTTTTGATAGGGAGGGCTTCTGCTCTCAACAACCTGGTCAGGCAGATTTCTGCTTCGTTCGGCATTGCCTTTATTACTTATGTGATGATGAACCGGCAGGAACAGCATACCGCCTGGCTTGCCGACTCGTTGAATTACAGTTCTCCCGTGGCGGTTGGGGCTTTCCAGCAACTGCAAGGCCTTTTGGCGCAGGGAGGGGCAGGCTCTTCCGGGGCGGCCGGTGTGCTGTACGCCCTGGTGCAGCGGGAGGCCGTTATTGCCGGCATGGCCGACGCCTACATCGTCAGCACGGCCATAGTGCTCTTCGCCTTCCCCTTCATCTTCCTGCTCAAAGATCACCGGGTCAGGCTTAATGATTCTTAA
- a CDS encoding uncharacterized conserved protein — protein MNKDLQYYLKLPYRVVVHPSEEGGYAVEIPDLPGCISQGQTIEEALKMIEDAKICWLETALEDGIEIPEPAGELDDYSGKLNIRIPKSLHRILAEKAKEEKVSLNQYINYQLARGVGYRTLK, from the coding sequence ATGAATAAAGACCTGCAGTATTATTTAAAACTCCCCTACCGGGTGGTTGTCCACCCCTCTGAAGAGGGAGGCTATGCCGTTGAGATACCTGATCTTCCTGGTTGCATAAGTCAGGGTCAAACAATTGAAGAAGCCCTTAAAATGATTGAAGACGCAAAAATCTGCTGGCTGGAAACCGCCCTTGAAGACGGCATAGAAATTCCTGAACCGGCCGGGGAACTAGACGACTATTCCGGCAAACTGAACATCCGCATACCCAAATCCCTTCACCGCATCCTGGCCGAAAAAGCCAAAGAGGAAAAAGTCAGCCTGAACCAGTATATCAACTACCAACTTGCCCGGGGAGTGGGTTACAGAACATTAAAATGA
- a CDS encoding predicted nucleic acid-binding protein (contains PIN domain): MRKVFVDTGAWYALKDSRDPHHQEAIDFFTGMQGQVLCFTSDYVADEAITLVRYRLKNHRVASDLARELFAEKAAKMIFVSFRHHTRALEIFTAFSDQLFSYTDCTSFAIMETMGIEEALAFDSHFTFEKFGFRQIRGSLS, from the coding sequence ATGAGAAAAGTGTTTGTGGATACCGGAGCCTGGTACGCTTTGAAAGATTCCAGGGATCCCCACCATCAGGAGGCAATAGATTTCTTTACCGGTATGCAGGGGCAAGTGTTGTGTTTTACTTCCGATTATGTGGCGGATGAAGCAATAACCCTTGTGCGGTACCGGTTGAAAAACCACCGGGTGGCCTCTGACCTGGCGCGGGAGCTCTTCGCGGAAAAAGCGGCCAAGATGATCTTTGTTTCTTTCCGGCACCATACCCGCGCTCTGGAGATATTTACTGCTTTCAGCGACCAGTTGTTTTCATACACTGACTGCACCAGTTTCGCCATTATGGAAACTATGGGGATAGAAGAAGCGCTGGCTTTTGACAGCCATTTCACTTTTGAGAAATTTGGTTTTCGCCAGATAAGGGGCAGTTTGTCATAA
- a CDS encoding hypothetical protein (containing HTH_4 domain): MLVRTQIMLEESQHRFLAEEARLKGISLSEVVRQLIEEKQRRISMEQAAGALEMSKGAVPGPGNGFHHDEVLYK, encoded by the coding sequence ATGCTCGTGAGAACACAAATTATGCTGGAAGAAAGCCAGCATCGTTTTTTAGCCGAAGAAGCCAGACTGAAAGGAATCAGCTTGTCAGAGGTAGTCCGGCAACTAATCGAGGAAAAACAGAGGAGAATATCTATGGAACAGGCTGCCGGAGCGCTGGAAATGAGCAAGGGAGCGGTTCCCGGTCCCGGCAACGGCTTTCATCATGATGAGGTCCTTTACAAATGA
- a CDS encoding hypothetical membrane protein: MGKWLRISVAGLLVLSIALMAGCSIFKTARLKNEEQDAVAVDKAMARHGKLTGGTVVTGKLEALHSANVVPKMAGKVASITVEVGSQVAEGDLLVSLDAAELAALVDLYAAQLDKARNSDLPAQKTQAELALANAEAAYKTARADYERSKQLREAGVISQQQFEQAEKMYTQAEAAFKAAQESLDILVNATIPQTIRQFEAQLRKAQADYANSIIRAPVGGVVTARNVNPGEMASPGQPVVTIVALDPLVVQADVTEDQINYIKVGQELKVRVSSVRDEPFTGIVTNISLAANPSTKAYPVKIQISNPEHVLKPGMFAEVFLNTKEEEGIIVPREAVFKAEDKNFVWVIGDGRVMRREVAVGQSDGRNVIISSGLAEGEEVAVTGIDDLEDGTKVVVHNLIE; encoded by the coding sequence TTGGGAAAGTGGCTGAGAATTTCGGTAGCCGGCTTGCTGGTCCTTTCCATTGCGTTAATGGCGGGGTGCAGCATTTTTAAGACTGCCCGCCTGAAAAATGAAGAGCAGGATGCCGTTGCGGTGGATAAGGCTATGGCCCGCCACGGCAAGCTGACCGGCGGTACCGTGGTCACCGGCAAGCTGGAGGCGCTGCATTCCGCCAATGTTGTGCCCAAAATGGCCGGAAAGGTGGCCTCCATAACGGTGGAGGTGGGCTCGCAGGTGGCCGAGGGCGACCTGCTGGTGAGCCTGGATGCCGCAGAACTGGCGGCTTTGGTGGACCTTTACGCGGCCCAGTTGGACAAGGCCAGGAACTCTGATCTGCCTGCCCAGAAAACCCAGGCGGAACTGGCCCTGGCAAATGCAGAGGCCGCCTATAAGACGGCCAGAGCGGATTACGAGAGGAGCAAGCAGTTGCGGGAGGCCGGCGTTATTTCCCAGCAGCAGTTCGAGCAGGCCGAAAAGATGTACACTCAGGCCGAAGCTGCCTTTAAGGCGGCCCAGGAGAGCCTTGATATTCTGGTGAACGCCACCATTCCGCAAACAATCAGGCAGTTTGAGGCCCAGTTGAGAAAAGCGCAGGCCGACTATGCCAACAGCATCATCAGGGCCCCCGTCGGCGGCGTTGTCACCGCCAGGAACGTCAACCCCGGCGAGATGGCCAGCCCCGGCCAGCCTGTGGTTACAATTGTTGCCCTGGATCCGCTGGTGGTTCAGGCCGACGTTACGGAGGACCAGATCAATTATATTAAGGTAGGCCAGGAGCTGAAGGTAAGGGTGAGCTCCGTCCGGGACGAGCCCTTTACCGGGATCGTTACCAACATCTCCCTGGCAGCCAACCCTTCCACCAAAGCTTATCCTGTGAAAATCCAGATTTCAAACCCGGAGCATGTTTTAAAGCCAGGCATGTTTGCGGAGGTTTTTTTGAACACGAAGGAAGAGGAAGGAATAATTGTGCCCAGGGAGGCCGTTTTTAAGGCGGAGGATAAGAATTTTGTCTGGGTGATCGGCGACGGCCGGGTAATGAGGCGCGAGGTAGCGGTGGGCCAGTCGGACGGCAGGAATGTGATCATTAGTTCCGGCCTGGCCGAAGGGGAGGAAGTGGCCGTAACGGGCATTGACGACCTGGAGGACGGGACCAAGGTGGTCGTCCACAATTTGATTGAATAA
- the MarR gene encoding transcriptional regulator, with protein MEQSGSSIEKYLSRLEEVFMGMVRRLHGELACQMVSGITGSQFFVLKKINSKGRMTVSAVADELGVSLSAITSLVDRLVKSGFVVRSRDEQDRRLVWLEATDKGRDILEKCVEGRRKVAAKYFGRIPESDIKKLIEIYEKILDVMREEEKGR; from the coding sequence ATGGAACAGTCAGGTTCAAGCATAGAAAAATACTTATCCCGGCTGGAAGAAGTTTTTATGGGTATGGTCCGCCGGCTGCACGGGGAACTGGCCTGCCAGATGGTTTCGGGTATAACCGGCAGTCAGTTTTTCGTTTTAAAGAAGATTAACAGCAAGGGCCGGATGACTGTTTCCGCGGTGGCGGACGAGCTGGGAGTCTCTTTGAGCGCCATAACCTCGCTGGTAGACCGCCTGGTGAAGTCCGGGTTCGTCGTCAGGAGCCGCGATGAGCAGGACCGGCGCCTGGTGTGGCTGGAGGCAACCGATAAAGGGAGGGATATCCTGGAGAAGTGCGTTGAGGGCAGGAGGAAAGTGGCGGCGAAGTATTTCGGCCGCATTCCGGAAAGCGATATTAAAAAGTTAATTGAAATATATGAAAAAATACTGGATGTAATGCGAGAGGAAGAAAAAGGCAGATAG